Proteins encoded in a region of the Labrus bergylta chromosome 9, fLabBer1.1, whole genome shotgun sequence genome:
- the egr1 gene encoding early growth response protein 1 — protein sequence MAAAKTEMILPTLQISEPLSFPHSPMDNYPKLEEVMMLSSAGTPFLTASAPEGAGFGSGEPGDQYDHLAGDTLPDIPFNCEKQVTEQTYSTQRLPPISYTGRFTLEPATTCSNSLWAEPILGLFTGLMGNIAPSSSSSSAASQTTSSSSSSIPSSSTSSTSSSSQSSSLSSSIHHSEPNPIYSAAPTYSSHNSDIFPDQGQAFPGSAGAVQYPPPAYPNSKTCSTSFPVPMIPDYLFPQQQGEISLVSPDQKPFQSQSSQPSLTPLSTIKAFATQTGSQDIKGVYQSQLIKPSRMRKYPTRPSKTPPHERPYACPVETCDRRFSRSDELTRHIRIHTGQKPFQCRICMRNFSRSDHLTTHIRTHTGEKPFACEICGRKFARSDERKRHTKIHLRQKDKKAEKAGAVAVTAASVSAASPASSYPSPITSYPSPVSSYPSPVTSCYSSPVHTSYPSPSVATTYPSVSMSSTFQSHVASPFSSSVSSNIYSSPIPTPLSDMQTTLSPRTIEIC from the exons ATGGCTGCAGCCAAGACCGAGATGATTCTCCCAACCCTGCAGATCTCAGAGCCCCTGAGCTTCCCTCACTCCCCAATGGATAACTACCCCAAGCTGGAGGAGGTGATGATGCTCAGCTCTGCAGGGACCCCCTTCCTGACTGCCTCGGCGCCCGAAGGTGCAGGCTTCGGCTCAGGAGAGCCAGGAGATCAGTATGACCAccttgctggag ATACGTTACCTGATATCCCCTTCAACTGTGAGAAGCAAGTCACAGAGCAGACCTACTCCACCCAGAGGCTGCCCCCCATCTCCTACACAGGCCGCTTCACCCTGGAGCCTGCAACTACCTGCAGCAACAGCCTCTGGGCAGAGCCCATCCTGGGCCTGTTCACAGGTCTGATGGGGAACATTGCCCCCAGCTCCAGCTCTTCCTCAGCGGCCTCACAGACcacctcgtcctcctcctcatctatcccttcctcctccacttcttctacctcctcctcctctcagagcTCCAGTCTCAGTTCCTCCATCCACCACAGCGAGCCAAACCCCATCTATTCAGCTGCCCCCACCTACTCCAGCCACAACTCTGACATCTTCCCAGACCAGGGCCAGGCTTTCCCTGGCTCAGCTGGAGCGGTGCAGTATCCTCCTCCCGCCTACCCCAACAGCAAGACGTGCAGCACCAGCTTCCCTGTGCCCATGATCCCAGACTACCTGTTCCCTCAGCAGCAGGGTGAGATCAGCCTGGTCTCCCCAGACCAGAAACCCTTCCAGAGTCAGTCCAGTCAGCCCTCCCTCACCCCTCTGTCCACCATCAAGGCCTTTGCCACACAGACTGGTTCCCAGGACATAAAGGGGGTCTATCAGTCCCAATTGATCAAGCCCAGCCGCATGCGCAAGTACCCCACCAGGCCTAGTAAGACCCCTCCTCATGAGAGGCCCTACGCCTGCCCGGTTGAGACCTGTGACCGCCGCTTCTCACGCTCTGATGAGCTGACCCGTCACATCCGCATCCACACTGGCCAGAAACCCTTCCAGTGCCGGATCTGCATGCGCAACTTCAGCCGCAGCGACCACTTGACAACGCACATCCGCACTCACACAGGTGAGAAGCCATTCGCCTGTGAGATCTGTGGACGCAAGTTTGCCCGCAGTGACGAGAGGAAGAGGCACACAAAGATCCACCTCCGGCAGAAGGACAAGAAAGCAGAGAAAGCGGGAGCGGTGGCAGTAACAGCAGCATCCGTATCAGCTGCTTCACCCGCCTCCAGCTACCCGTCACCCATCACTTCTTACCCCTCTCCTGTGTCCTCTTACCCCTCTCCTGTCACTTCCTGCTACTCCTCTCCCGTCCACACTTCCTATCCGTCTCCTTCCGTGGCCACCACCTACCCATCAGTGTCCATGTCCAGCACCTTTCAGTCCCATGTTgcctcccccttctcctcctcagtctCCTCCAACATCTACAGCTCCCCCATCCCCACCCCTCTATCAGACATGCAGACCACCCTCTCCCCAAGGACAATCGAGATTTGCTAA